Within the Opitutales bacterium genome, the region GCCGGTGACCCTTCACTCGGGCGGCTTACTCGCCACGACAAATGAGTGGCCACAATCAAACTCATTGGGTTCGAGAATGGCCGCATGGCGCCCATGCCATCGCCCCGACTCCAGGTCAGAGCGCAAGCAAGCTACAGCAGAGTCGAGTTGCTGCGGGTCCATCAGCCTGAACGACGAGATTCCAGCACGAAAAGCCTCGTCAAGGTATTCTTCTGGTCTCCGCCAAGCCGAACAAAAAAATCCGTCCTGATTATCGGACGGAACTGGATAGGCTTCATCAACCGCTCCGGCAAAACCAACGACAGCAAGACGCTGAAGCAATTGACCCATAGGTGGGAAAATCGCTTCAGCTTCAACAAACAAGGCATCGAAATAAGCACGCATCCAGAAATCTGAGGGAATACGCCTTGGGTCAGAAGTGAATGCAACAAAACGGCCGCCCGGTTTCAAAACCCGGCGTATTTGATTCAGTCCCAACTCTGGATCAGTAAAGTGGTGCATTGACAGAGTGCAATAGACTGCATCGAACTGATCATCGTCAAAAGGCATGGCCTCAGCGCTGCCTCGGTACCAGTCAATCGAATCGCGTCCTACCGCGCTTTCCAACATGATTGTCGAAGGTTCGAGAGCAGTCATCGAATAGCCGAGATCAGCCAGCGCCGCAGTATAGTTCCCCGTGCCAGCGCCAACATCTAAAATATGAGCACCCTCCGGCTGATCCAGCAACGCCACTAATTTGCTCAAAATACGCACATCAGCAGCCCGCCTAGAATTGTAGCCTTTGCCAATCAAATCGTAAGTCGGTAATTTCGTGCTCATAATCTCTTCAGTAATACCAAAACAACAGAGCGTCCAACTTATGCTGCTCGCCCACCCTAAACTATTAGATCACAACATTCATCGATTTCTTAGGCTAGTTCTAGAGGACATTGCCTTAGCCAGCACACATCCAGTTCCTAAATAAGAGATATTACACTATATCGAACTAACCTCCTTGATATGATGCGACATATCCAAGGATGCTTCACGGACCAAATCTAGGATCTTAAATTTCTCCTCTTCAAGCACATCTCGGCTCCAGGTCGTCGCGTATGTGTCAAAACTTCTTTCTAGCCGGTCGAGACAATCGACCACTGCCGGACTATCGATGAAGACCGCCTTAGTATACATACAAATGGCAAACCCATACCGCATATCCTGAGCGGCTATACGTTGCGCCTCATACATCTCTCGAGTCGCATCGAAATCGCGTCCGTCGGCATAGATGAGGCTTTCTCGTTCACTAGAACCTTGATGGCTATACAACCAAATTTCCCGATACCGTATGCCAATACTCTGGTCGAGATACAGCATAATTCCATCGGCAAATTCTTTGACGGCTTCCTTTTTCGCCGCCAAAGCCGAGAGTCGAACTTCACGCATTTCGCGCCGAGTTTCCAACGTATTCGTCACAAGGAGTGATGATAGAGTCAAAAAACCCCCAGCCACAAATGACAGAAAAAACGGGCTGTTTATAAAAGAAATAAGGCCTTTAGACCGCGATACTTTTTGGGTATCCCCAGAGTGCTCTATCAGGGCCTCAACTTCATCTGAGATATTCGTGTCCATTAATGTAGAGTGGTCTAAACTTTAGAATTCCGAGGTTCAACAATAGCAATACCTGAACCATTCACGACCCAACTTATCCAAGTTAATTCGCGGATTCTTTGCACTCTTCTCTAGAAATCTCTTATCAACAGGCTCGTAACACCAAAGTCACGTGTCCCTTATTGACCTACTACGAGATTAGGCCACGGTCAGATATTCGATCTATAATCCTGACCTAATTATGAACTATAAACGCCTGGGCCGCAGCGGCATTGTTGTATCGGATATCTGCATGGGAACCATGACCTTTGGTTCCAGTTGTGATGAGGACGAAGCTTTCCGAATCTTAGACCGCTCGCTTGAGGCCGGTATCACATTTTTTGACACTGCAGAAATCTACCCTGTCCCGCCCAAGGCCGAATACGTCAACGAGACCGAACGCATTTTTGGACGTTGGCTCAAAACCAAAGAACGCTCCCAGGTCATCATCGCGACCAAAGTCACGGGACCTGGCCATGGTTGGTTCAAACCTCCTGTGCGCCACGGTCTGACTGCTCTGGATCCGGTTAACATCCGCATTGCTATCGAAGGGAGCCTCGAGCGCCTGGGCACGGACTACATCGACCTCTATCAAACTCATTGGCCCGACCATGACTATGGCTACGAGGAGACCCTCACTGCGCTCAATGAGCTCGTCTCCGAAGGGCTTGTCCGCGTCATCGGGTCCAGCAATGAGACCGCCTGGGGCGCGATGAAAGCAGACGCCACTGCAAAAGAATTGGGCCTGCTCAGCCGGTACGAGACGATCCAAAACAACTTCTCCCTGGCGAACCGGCGCTTCGAAGATAGCCTGGCAGACATCTGCACCCGTGAAGGCTTAAGCTGCCTACCCTACTCACCTCTAGCCGGCGGCGTCCTAACTGGAAAATACAATGGCGACACCTACCCCGATGACGCCCGCTTCAGCGCTTATTTGAAACAAGGAGGCGAACGCCAAAAGAAAATGGCCCACCGGTTCGTGAATGAAAAAACCTTGGGCACCACCGCCGACCTCATGGAATTGGCCCAGGAAGTCGGCACTACGGCCACAGCCTTGGCAACCGCCTGGAGCAAACAGTTTGACTGGGTCGCCTCAACGATCGTCGGCGCCAACACGGTCGCGCAGCTCGACGAAATTCTTGGGGGCGACGAACTTAAAATTACCGACGAAATCAACGGCGCTATCGACGCTATCAGCCAGAAATATCCCTACCCCATGGGCTGATGGATCGAGACCTTCACCGATATGCATGAGCAACTTTCATCCACTTTTGGATGAATTCAGTTTCGCAAATTCGGTAAAAGAGCCCACATGCTGATCCTTTAACTAAAAGAAAACCTATGCAGTTCGACACGAACACACTCTCTACTCTTGCCACCGAAGCCCGGGGCATCGCAATCGACGGCGTGGTCGCCGCAGGATATGTGGGGCACCTCGGCATGCCCCTCGGAGCCGCTGAAATTGGCGCAGTCACTTACGGCTATGGCCTCAAAGTAGATCCCGCCAAACCGCGCTGGATCAACCGCGACCGCTTCGTGCTCTCTGCTGGTCACGGCTCCATGTTTCTCTATGGCTGGCTCCATCTCGCTGGTTTCGACGTTACCAAGGAAGATCTTTCCAAATTCCGGCACCTTCATAGCAAAACCCCGGGACACCCTGAGTATGGCTATACCGACGGCATCGAAGCCACCACCGGCCCCCTCGGCCAAGGTGTCGGAAATTCCGTGGGACTCGCCGTCTCTGGTAAAATGGCAGAATCTTTCTTCAACACAGAGGAGCATGCTATCTTCGACTACAATGTCTTCTGCCTCGCAGGAGATGGCTGCCTGCAGGAGGGCGTTGCCCGTGAAGCGGTTGCCTTCGCCGGCCACCAAAAGCTCGACAACCTCATTCTCATTTACGACTCCAACGACGTCACCCTCGACGCCATGGGCGAGGCCTCGCAATCCGAGAACACTCAACATGTATATGAAGCCCTGGGCTGGGAAGTTCTCGTCGTCGACGGACACGATCTTGACGCACTCAAAGCGGCGATCGACTACGCCCGGGTCGCCAAGAACGGCAAACCGAAGCTCATCGAAGCTAAGACTGAAATCGGTCGTGGAATACCTGAAGTAGCCGGCACCAGCGGCGCCCATGGTGAAGGCGGTGCCAAATTTGCCGAAGCCTCGATCAACGCCCTCGGCCTTCCCGGCGATCCCTTCTATGTCTCCGAGGAATCCAAGGCCTACTTGGACTCGTTGAAGGCAGAACGCGCTAGCGCATCAGCAGCATGGGATGCACTGTATGCCGACTGGAAAGCTGCCAATGCTGAGTTAGCGCAGACTCTCGAAGACGGTTATGCCAACAAGCTGCCTTCCTTTGACGAGCTCTCTGCGCTCGTTTCAGCCAACGAAAAAGCTGCCGCGACGCGGGCTTCAGCAGGTGCCGCACTGAGCGCCCTTGCTGCTAAACTGCCACTTGTCGTATCCGGCTCTGCCGATCTCCACGGATCCACGAAGAATTACCTCAAAGAAGCGGACGGCGACTTCATGCCCGACAACCGCAAGGGCCGAAACATCCTCTTC harbors:
- a CDS encoding class I SAM-dependent methyltransferase, encoding MSTKLPTYDLIGKGYNSRRAADVRILSKLVALLDQPEGAHILDVGAGTGNYTAALADLGYSMTALEPSTIMLESAVGRDSIDWYRGSAEAMPFDDDQFDAVYCTLSMHHFTDPELGLNQIRRVLKPGGRFVAFTSDPRRIPSDFWMRAYFDALFVEAEAIFPPMGQLLQRLAVVGFAGAVDEAYPVPSDNQDGFFCSAWRRPEEYLDEAFRAGISSFRLMDPQQLDSAVACLRSDLESGRWHGRHAAILEPNEFDCGHSFVVASKPPE
- a CDS encoding aldo/keto reductase gives rise to the protein MNYKRLGRSGIVVSDICMGTMTFGSSCDEDEAFRILDRSLEAGITFFDTAEIYPVPPKAEYVNETERIFGRWLKTKERSQVIIATKVTGPGHGWFKPPVRHGLTALDPVNIRIAIEGSLERLGTDYIDLYQTHWPDHDYGYEETLTALNELVSEGLVRVIGSSNETAWGAMKADATAKELGLLSRYETIQNNFSLANRRFEDSLADICTREGLSCLPYSPLAGGVLTGKYNGDTYPDDARFSAYLKQGGERQKKMAHRFVNEKTLGTTADLMELAQEVGTTATALATAWSKQFDWVASTIVGANTVAQLDEILGGDELKITDEINGAIDAISQKYPYPMG
- a CDS encoding transketolase → MQFDTNTLSTLATEARGIAIDGVVAAGYVGHLGMPLGAAEIGAVTYGYGLKVDPAKPRWINRDRFVLSAGHGSMFLYGWLHLAGFDVTKEDLSKFRHLHSKTPGHPEYGYTDGIEATTGPLGQGVGNSVGLAVSGKMAESFFNTEEHAIFDYNVFCLAGDGCLQEGVAREAVAFAGHQKLDNLILIYDSNDVTLDAMGEASQSENTQHVYEALGWEVLVVDGHDLDALKAAIDYARVAKNGKPKLIEAKTEIGRGIPEVAGTSGAHGEGGAKFAEASINALGLPGDPFYVSEESKAYLDSLKAERASASAAWDALYADWKAANAELAQTLEDGYANKLPSFDELSALVSANEKAAATRASAGAALSALAAKLPLVVSGSADLHGSTKNYLKEADGDFMPDNRKGRNILFGIREHAMGAIVNGIAYEGLFYASGATFFTFSDYMRPSVRLSALSHINSLWYWTHDSVGVGVDGPTHQPVETMASLRVMPQLSMIKPGDPEESVGAIIAGLLRTDGPTGLSLSRQNLPLIETVPAEERRKGVLKGGYIIKKEAGELTHIIISCGSELSLAVEAAEALGDGVRVVSMPSTFLFDQQDAAYQESILPASCTKRVAVEAGVPDSWYKYVGFAGKIVGFTRFGLSAPGDQILNELGITKDAVIEAAKSL